One genomic window of Alkalispirochaeta americana includes the following:
- a CDS encoding chemotaxis protein CheA: MSDYLDPTNEELLKDFFVEAEAQIEVLEGNILVLENDPSNSDSIDELFRAAHTLKGGAGTVQMNELAEFTHLVEDCLDIIREGKIRIQESTVDTLLIATDVIKAMLEERRHGKIYAEDVSKIEKALRDILSEAQSPGSASASSGSSTASADSAGTSQPEASSLQAPGVDPDALSEYELLELKEAAQGSDILYAVRIVFREDNPMNTVGGIHLFSVLKSFSTVLKTTPDFDALYQDMFHPVVTYYIATSVDPELHRKKLEISDVTEKVEFTEVSDSSASSGYQETAISAVSSAGWGALESDAPAQTAPISRQQGSEQKADTLPDSEDEALTLPGLADNGSDDPASSPDARKRQQSGSVLRVDSRRIDNLLNLVSETVINKAAFNQISNDFADNFSAFQEAEGQYRERLKELFDSLPDYLEQIQHGRVVKEVKSEINERFADLPSVFNEFQGDLKGSVAKFRNASQNLGRIAGELQEGVMRIRMVPISQIFSRFPRLVRDLSRSLKKKIDLQIEGEDTELDKSVIEDLLDPLIHCVRNSIDHGVEDPSSRRERGKDETGTVTLRASNEGNMILIEIVDDGRGIDVDAVRRKAIDRGIIHPSKQLSDVEAFNLIFDPGFSTAKSVTNVSGRGVGLDVVKRQIEKLNGTVTVWSEHGRGTRFTIKIPLTLAIIQGLLVRVGKEMYAIPITSVIDSHRIKPSEIKMIDNYEVFNVREDVVSLIRLSRLFRIPTNESPDYHYVVIVGTNERKMGLIVDSLIGEEDVVIKPLRDHFTNSPGIAGANITGDGKVSLIIDVSQLLELGLRREKEERAQRELKIGS; encoded by the coding sequence ATGAGCGACTATCTTGATCCGACAAACGAAGAACTGCTGAAAGATTTCTTCGTAGAGGCTGAGGCACAGATCGAAGTACTGGAAGGAAACATTCTGGTGCTGGAAAACGATCCCTCAAACAGCGACTCGATTGACGAGCTCTTCCGGGCGGCCCATACCTTGAAAGGTGGCGCCGGTACTGTGCAAATGAATGAGCTCGCGGAGTTCACGCATCTGGTTGAAGATTGTCTGGATATTATCCGGGAGGGTAAAATCCGGATTCAGGAGTCCACCGTTGATACGCTCCTCATCGCAACCGACGTCATTAAGGCCATGTTGGAGGAGCGGCGTCACGGCAAAATCTATGCCGAGGATGTCTCAAAGATCGAGAAAGCTCTGCGGGACATTCTGAGCGAGGCTCAGAGTCCTGGCTCTGCCTCTGCTTCTTCCGGGAGCAGCACGGCTTCTGCTGATTCCGCAGGAACCAGCCAGCCAGAGGCGTCTTCGCTGCAAGCTCCTGGTGTCGATCCCGACGCCTTGTCGGAATACGAGCTCCTGGAGCTGAAAGAGGCTGCGCAAGGGAGCGATATCCTCTACGCTGTCCGGATAGTCTTTCGGGAAGATAACCCCATGAATACCGTGGGGGGTATCCACCTTTTTTCGGTGCTGAAAAGTTTTTCCACCGTCCTGAAAACCACACCGGACTTCGACGCGCTCTACCAGGATATGTTCCATCCTGTAGTAACCTACTACATTGCAACGTCGGTCGACCCCGAGTTGCATCGGAAAAAACTTGAAATATCCGATGTGACAGAGAAGGTCGAGTTCACGGAGGTTTCTGACTCATCAGCTTCTTCCGGCTATCAGGAGACTGCCATATCCGCCGTATCCAGTGCTGGATGGGGTGCTCTGGAGAGCGACGCCCCTGCGCAAACAGCACCGATCTCGCGCCAGCAAGGTTCTGAGCAGAAAGCTGATACACTCCCCGACTCGGAAGATGAGGCGCTGACCCTTCCGGGGCTTGCAGATAACGGGTCCGATGACCCGGCTTCGTCTCCCGACGCCCGAAAGAGGCAGCAGTCGGGGTCGGTTCTCCGCGTAGACAGTCGACGCATTGATAATCTGCTGAACCTTGTGAGTGAAACGGTTATCAACAAGGCTGCTTTTAACCAAATCAGTAATGATTTCGCCGATAACTTCTCAGCCTTTCAGGAAGCGGAGGGTCAATATCGCGAGCGTTTGAAGGAGCTTTTTGATTCTCTCCCCGACTACCTTGAGCAAATCCAGCACGGCCGGGTTGTGAAGGAAGTAAAATCCGAGATCAATGAGCGCTTTGCCGATCTCCCGAGCGTCTTTAACGAGTTCCAGGGCGACCTGAAAGGTTCTGTTGCCAAGTTTCGAAACGCCTCGCAAAACCTGGGGCGTATAGCAGGGGAGCTCCAGGAGGGAGTTATGCGAATCCGCATGGTCCCCATATCGCAGATTTTTTCCCGCTTTCCCCGGTTGGTGCGGGATCTCTCCCGGTCTCTAAAGAAAAAGATCGATCTTCAGATCGAGGGAGAAGACACAGAACTTGATAAGTCTGTGATTGAAGATCTCTTGGATCCGCTGATTCACTGCGTACGAAACAGTATAGATCACGGTGTCGAAGATCCTTCCTCGCGACGTGAGCGGGGGAAAGACGAGACAGGCACCGTTACCCTGCGCGCCAGCAACGAAGGCAACATGATTCTTATCGAAATTGTCGACGACGGCCGGGGAATCGATGTTGACGCTGTTCGACGCAAAGCGATTGATCGGGGCATAATCCATCCCAGCAAACAGCTCTCCGATGTGGAGGCTTTCAACCTGATCTTTGACCCCGGGTTTTCCACGGCTAAATCAGTAACGAATGTCTCGGGTCGGGGTGTTGGTCTGGACGTGGTCAAGCGGCAGATCGAAAAACTCAACGGAACGGTTACGGTATGGTCCGAGCACGGTCGCGGAACACGTTTCACGATCAAAATACCTCTTACCCTGGCGATCATTCAGGGGCTCCTGGTTCGGGTTGGCAAGGAGATGTACGCAATTCCCATAACGTCCGTCATAGACAGTCACCGGATTAAACCCTCGGAGATCAAAATGATCGATAACTACGAGGTCTTTAACGTCCGGGAAGATGTGGTCTCGCTTATCAGGTTGAGCAGGCTTTTCAGGATTCCTACAAATGAGAGTCCTGATTACCACTACGTGGTCATTGTGGGAACAAACGAACGCAAAATGGGACTCATCGTTGATTCCCTTATTGGCGAGGAAGACGTGGTGATCAAGCCCCTGCGGGATCACTTTACGAATTCCCCGGGCATTGCGGGGGCAAATATTACTGGTGACGGGAAGGTTTCGCTCATCATTGATGTCAGTCAGCTGCTGGAACTGGGTCTTCGC
- a CDS encoding flagellar filament outer layer protein FlaA → MRRSVLFVLVFLLVLSVVVADEAVLVDFATLTADYPADNPRHNERTLVDYSIAAGTSFTEEEKAEMRISLAIDSWEVDLASSSRNVTTIGDSMVRSAPVRAGASRYEGETVMGVRVRFPTEPFNSWALIRPPFEIPAFADLEVVDDTGQLAVPQEEQGRGRKFDNFGVVKNVGVLRSVSMNVHGLNFPHAIAIVLQDENNREHEILMGNLQFDGWRTLEWRNPSYITEVRNREVRTMPLYPNLSPMRKLIGIRVYRDASQVGGDFITYIKDISLTYDRAVLQLERDIDDEAVWGILQVREEARRDAELIRLGNIQVLRYLEDRKMHDPDAIDG, encoded by the coding sequence ATGAGACGTTCCGTCCTATTCGTTTTAGTTTTTCTGCTGGTGTTGAGTGTCGTCGTCGCTGACGAGGCAGTTCTCGTTGATTTTGCTACGCTCACAGCGGATTACCCTGCCGACAATCCGCGTCACAACGAGCGGACTCTTGTGGACTACAGCATCGCCGCAGGGACCAGCTTCACGGAGGAGGAGAAAGCGGAGATGCGAATCTCTCTTGCTATCGACTCTTGGGAAGTCGACCTTGCTTCATCGTCCCGAAACGTGACGACCATAGGAGACAGCATGGTCCGTTCCGCTCCCGTTCGAGCCGGCGCAAGCCGTTACGAGGGTGAGACGGTCATGGGTGTGCGGGTGCGGTTCCCCACGGAACCCTTTAATTCCTGGGCGCTGATCCGGCCTCCTTTCGAGATTCCGGCTTTTGCAGATCTTGAGGTTGTCGATGACACAGGGCAGCTCGCAGTTCCCCAAGAGGAGCAGGGTCGCGGCCGAAAGTTTGATAACTTTGGCGTGGTCAAAAACGTGGGCGTCTTGCGGTCCGTTTCCATGAATGTTCACGGCCTGAACTTTCCTCATGCGATCGCCATCGTCCTCCAGGACGAGAACAACCGGGAGCATGAGATTCTGATGGGTAATCTGCAGTTCGACGGGTGGCGAACACTGGAGTGGAGAAACCCCAGTTATATCACCGAGGTTCGCAACCGCGAGGTTCGTACCATGCCGCTCTATCCCAACCTTTCCCCCATGCGTAAGCTCATTGGCATTCGGGTGTATCGGGACGCATCGCAGGTGGGGGGTGATTTCATCACCTACATCAAGGACATTTCGCTCACCTACGATCGGGCTGTGTTGCAGCTTGAACGGGATATCGATGACGAGGCTGTCTGGGGCATTCTGCAGGTCCGCGAAGAAGCTCGTCGTGATGCCGAACTGATACGCCTTGGCAATATTCAGGTCCTTCGGTACCTGGAGGATCGGAAGATGCACGATCCCGATGCCATCGATGGGTAA
- a CDS encoding N-acetylmuramoyl-L-alanine amidase family protein, producing MRFRHGVMMVLLGAFLLGGGDLFSPGTRSLNEAAADSRTHRDFSREVSLEDLLERVSAHLEWDPYRGRGSIVRGGRALSFGVGVNYAVENYSRLHAVTPPFRRDGALVFSGGFLDLALRVFPPPDTLRSVGAIFIDPGHGGRDPGAIGRHQFGTELRELREKDLVLDVSLQLRDLLKQRFPEKKIVLSRDDDTYITLEDRTDQANEIPLAPHESVLFVSIHANASLNSRAKGFEVWVLPPEFRRRDLVNPERVGVEDPEVLSILNTMREEEITLESELLARNILSGLDAAVGEESPNRGIREESWYVVRNARMPSVLVEIGFVTNREDFKRLEDPAYLRRITRGIYTGVLNFIENFEEVGRD from the coding sequence GTGAGGTTTCGGCACGGGGTCATGATGGTCCTTCTGGGAGCCTTTCTTCTGGGGGGAGGAGATCTCTTTTCCCCCGGAACCCGGTCCCTGAACGAGGCAGCCGCCGACTCCCGGACACATCGCGATTTTTCCCGTGAAGTCTCTCTGGAAGATCTTCTGGAACGGGTCTCGGCGCATCTTGAATGGGACCCCTATCGAGGGAGAGGCTCGATTGTTCGTGGAGGAAGGGCCCTTTCTTTCGGAGTAGGCGTCAACTACGCTGTGGAAAATTATTCTCGTCTTCATGCCGTGACTCCCCCTTTCAGAAGAGATGGTGCGCTTGTTTTCTCTGGAGGCTTTCTTGACCTGGCCTTGCGGGTTTTCCCGCCCCCCGACACACTTCGCAGTGTAGGGGCCATTTTTATCGATCCAGGTCACGGGGGGCGTGATCCCGGGGCTATCGGGCGTCACCAGTTTGGAACGGAACTGAGGGAGTTGCGAGAAAAGGATCTCGTTCTCGATGTGTCTCTGCAATTGAGAGATTTGCTGAAACAACGGTTTCCCGAGAAAAAAATTGTTCTCTCCCGGGATGATGATACCTACATTACCCTGGAGGACCGAACCGATCAAGCCAACGAGATCCCTTTGGCTCCCCACGAATCGGTTCTTTTTGTATCGATTCACGCCAATGCATCCCTGAACAGTCGTGCCAAGGGATTCGAGGTCTGGGTTCTTCCCCCCGAGTTCCGGCGCCGCGATCTGGTGAATCCCGAGCGGGTAGGCGTGGAGGACCCGGAGGTTCTCTCCATTCTGAACACCATGAGAGAGGAAGAAATTACCCTGGAGAGCGAACTCCTGGCACGAAACATCCTCTCCGGCCTCGATGCTGCTGTGGGAGAAGAGTCTCCCAACCGGGGAATTCGCGAAGAGAGCTGGTACGTGGTCCGCAACGCCCGAATGCCCTCGGTCCTGGTGGAGATCGGCTTTGTTACCAACCGTGAAGATTTCAAGCGCCTGGAAGATCCGGCCTACTTGCGACGGATTACACGAGGAATCTATACTGGCGTCTTGAACTTTATCGAGAACTTTGAAGAGGTGGGCCGTGATTAG
- a CDS encoding ATP-grasp domain-containing protein, producing the protein MKSANKTTSPGDGSGQRAVFILGGGTMQLPAIAAARRLGCIVHVADGNSSCPGASRADRFHHIDLRDQENLVACAKTISGLQGVFTAGTDFSTSVAAVAEAMGLPGISPQVSEQATDKGRMRRVLADAGIPVPRFFTIGSSGECPSRGESLDFPVVVKPVDNMGARGVIRVESPSGLDQAVSRARGLSRRGTVIVEEFIQGQEYSLDAIVVDGAVHITGIAERHIFFPPFFVELGHTIPAKMTPREEHVLSETFREAIAALGITRGAAKGDIFLDTRGDAPRAVVGEVAARLSGGYMSGWTYPLATGVPLSEIGLRVALGESPGEKLFTPSISQVVAERALISCPGQVVSLTPPDPANLPPGVEELFLCSSPGERVAPPSNNVEKVANAIARGCDAREAEERALTALDHIDLHLAPGDEETEAFLFTPFGAGAFQRYRLKNLQAEEVSLQDIPLSWYSGDGRALCRAVAAGEPLPVIPLPENLRWERCYPVREACMVLADCLKRGLVTFEGHRGESRNGEGLAKTGGAGRLFWSAFSAAGRQGVVYLLDCLRSGRIPREFSS; encoded by the coding sequence ATGAAGAGTGCAAACAAGACAACCAGCCCCGGAGACGGCTCAGGCCAGCGAGCAGTCTTCATTCTTGGAGGGGGGACGATGCAACTGCCGGCCATAGCCGCCGCCCGGCGGCTGGGGTGTATCGTTCATGTGGCAGACGGAAATTCCTCATGTCCCGGCGCGTCCCGGGCTGACCGGTTCCATCACATCGACCTGAGGGATCAGGAGAATCTTGTGGCCTGCGCCAAAACGATTTCGGGTCTTCAGGGGGTTTTTACCGCCGGAACCGATTTTTCCACCTCCGTTGCAGCCGTGGCGGAAGCCATGGGTTTGCCGGGAATCTCTCCCCAGGTGAGTGAACAGGCCACGGACAAGGGAAGAATGAGGCGGGTTCTGGCCGATGCGGGTATTCCGGTACCCCGGTTTTTTACCATCGGGAGTTCCGGGGAGTGTCCTTCCCGGGGTGAAAGCCTGGACTTTCCCGTGGTGGTAAAGCCCGTGGATAATATGGGCGCCCGGGGGGTTATCCGGGTAGAGAGCCCCTCCGGGCTCGATCAGGCAGTATCCAGGGCTCGTGGCCTTTCCCGGCGGGGAACGGTGATTGTGGAAGAGTTTATCCAGGGCCAGGAATACAGTCTGGATGCGATTGTGGTGGATGGGGCAGTGCATATCACGGGAATCGCCGAGCGTCATATTTTCTTCCCTCCCTTTTTTGTGGAACTCGGCCATACCATCCCAGCCAAAATGACTCCCCGGGAAGAGCACGTTCTGAGCGAGACCTTTCGCGAAGCAATCGCAGCCTTGGGAATCACCCGTGGCGCTGCCAAAGGAGACATCTTCCTTGATACCCGGGGTGATGCACCCCGGGCCGTGGTGGGGGAGGTGGCGGCACGTCTCTCGGGGGGCTATATGTCAGGCTGGACGTATCCCCTGGCTACGGGAGTGCCTCTCTCGGAGATCGGGTTGAGGGTCGCCTTGGGAGAGTCTCCCGGCGAAAAGCTCTTTACCCCCTCGATATCACAGGTGGTGGCCGAGCGCGCCCTTATTTCCTGCCCTGGACAGGTAGTTTCCCTGACCCCTCCTGACCCTGCAAATCTTCCCCCCGGCGTGGAGGAACTCTTTCTCTGCTCTTCCCCGGGGGAACGGGTCGCTCCTCCTTCGAACAACGTTGAAAAGGTGGCCAACGCGATCGCCCGGGGTTGCGATGCCCGGGAAGCGGAAGAACGGGCCCTGACAGCGCTCGACCACATCGATCTCCATCTTGCTCCCGGTGACGAAGAAACTGAGGCTTTTCTTTTTACACCCTTCGGAGCAGGGGCTTTCCAGCGGTATCGCCTCAAGAATCTTCAGGCCGAAGAGGTCTCGCTCCAGGATATTCCCCTTTCCTGGTACAGCGGTGATGGCCGTGCCCTCTGCCGGGCCGTGGCGGCGGGTGAGCCTCTGCCAGTGATCCCTCTTCCGGAAAACCTGCGGTGGGAGCGTTGTTATCCGGTCCGGGAGGCCTGCATGGTTCTTGCTGACTGCCTCAAGAGGGGGCTGGTAACATTTGAGGGCCACAGGGGCGAGTCCCGGAATGGCGAAGGCCTTGCCAAAACAGGGGGTGCGGGACGTCTCTTCTGGAGTGCTTTCTCTGCAGCCGGTCGCCAGGGGGTCGTGTATCTCCTGGATTGTTTGCGAAGCGGCCGGATTCCCCGGGAGTTTTCCTCGTGA
- a CDS encoding class I SAM-dependent methyltransferase, with protein sequence MPRQILVVVEHRRGHGTGHLRRCAALSAHLEGDIFWLLPQNKGDGWYTRQEVCEILAPAGSPRWVEHPRGTYDLVLVDCRSFSGEDLKTLPPGAVVIGLDAPPPLRRYASFLVDSLPAPPGALPANITDPGFLPLPERLRQDWPRDISRILVVFGGEPRDDQVRRVAARALIACRQSGRQDVVVEAILGEPAPMREIPQQMRSGEGSFSGVREIPLCQNLAETLADYDLVITHFGLLAWEALWARVPVVTVNPSRYHRSLSRRAGITTARSLGDLARLIKREYPRILQSSRAVRPREKRSLPEFLNALVLPERVTSPSESSREGPRQPALQRFSDRTFFRNLPDGLVFLQNFVPQQIDYSRDYFFSEYQAQYGRTYLEDFDAIARMGDRRIADILGRCRFSWKAPKLLDIGCAFGPFLVAASRAGCRVLGFEINREAVRHIRDELGLEAHQGDLMHLEEVAPQGPFDIVTLWYVIEHIQDLDLFLQKVHTLLRPGGILAFSTPHGRGISARRDRRAFLSNSPRDHYSVWDISSARRVLKKYGFSLRALRVTGHHPERFSPRLSRRWYPFLSRVSRIARLGDTFEVIAERL encoded by the coding sequence GTGCCTAGACAGATTCTTGTGGTTGTGGAACACCGGCGGGGCCACGGAACGGGCCACCTGCGGCGGTGCGCTGCCCTTTCGGCACATCTTGAGGGAGATATTTTCTGGTTGCTCCCGCAGAACAAAGGAGATGGCTGGTATACCCGTCAGGAGGTGTGTGAAATTCTGGCTCCCGCCGGGTCTCCCCGATGGGTAGAACACCCTCGGGGAACCTACGATCTGGTTCTGGTCGACTGCAGGTCTTTTTCCGGAGAGGACCTGAAGACGCTTCCCCCAGGGGCGGTGGTGATTGGCCTTGATGCGCCCCCTCCGCTACGGCGCTATGCTTCTTTTTTAGTTGATTCCTTGCCTGCTCCACCGGGAGCGCTCCCCGCCAATATTACCGATCCGGGGTTTCTGCCCCTTCCTGAGCGCCTCCGTCAGGACTGGCCCCGGGATATTTCCCGTATCCTGGTAGTTTTTGGCGGCGAACCCCGGGATGATCAGGTTCGAAGGGTGGCAGCTCGGGCTCTGATTGCTTGTCGACAGAGTGGCAGGCAAGACGTCGTGGTCGAGGCCATTCTCGGAGAGCCCGCACCGATGAGGGAGATCCCGCAGCAGATGCGGTCGGGAGAGGGCTCCTTTTCAGGAGTTCGGGAGATTCCCCTTTGCCAAAATCTGGCTGAGACCCTGGCAGATTACGATCTGGTTATTACCCATTTCGGGCTGCTCGCCTGGGAGGCCCTCTGGGCCAGGGTTCCCGTGGTCACCGTAAACCCCTCCAGGTATCATCGAAGTCTGTCCCGGAGAGCTGGCATTACCACAGCGCGCTCTTTGGGAGACCTCGCCCGACTGATCAAGCGGGAGTATCCCCGGATACTCCAATCCTCCCGGGCGGTTCGTCCCCGGGAAAAACGTTCCCTTCCAGAATTCCTGAATGCCCTTGTTTTGCCCGAACGGGTCACCAGTCCCTCGGAATCTTCCCGGGAGGGGCCACGCCAGCCGGCCCTCCAGCGTTTTTCCGATCGAACCTTCTTTCGGAACCTTCCGGACGGCCTGGTTTTTCTTCAAAATTTTGTTCCCCAGCAGATTGATTACAGCCGGGATTATTTTTTCTCTGAATACCAGGCGCAGTACGGTCGCACCTATCTGGAAGACTTCGACGCGATCGCCCGGATGGGCGATCGGCGAATCGCTGATATCCTGGGTCGTTGCCGATTTTCCTGGAAAGCTCCGAAACTCCTCGATATAGGCTGTGCCTTCGGCCCCTTTCTGGTAGCGGCTTCCCGGGCAGGATGTCGTGTTTTGGGTTTCGAGATTAATCGCGAGGCGGTTCGCCATATCAGGGATGAGCTGGGTCTGGAGGCTCACCAGGGTGATCTGATGCACCTGGAAGAAGTAGCACCCCAGGGCCCGTTTGACATCGTCACCCTCTGGTACGTTATTGAGCATATCCAGGATCTGGATCTGTTCCTGCAGAAGGTACACACCCTTTTGCGCCCCGGCGGTATTCTCGCCTTTTCGACACCCCACGGTCGGGGTATCTCGGCGCGACGGGATCGACGCGCCTTCTTGAGCAACAGTCCCCGGGACCATTATTCTGTCTGGGACATTTCCTCGGCCCGCCGTGTCCTGAAGAAATATGGCTTTTCCCTTCGGGCTCTTCGGGTTACCGGGCATCACCCGGAGCGATTTTCCCCCCGTCTGTCCCGACGGTGGTATCCGTTCCTTTCACGCGTGTCCCGGATTGCCCGCCTGGGGGACACCTTTGAGGTTATTGCAGAGCGTCTGTGA
- a CDS encoding cytidylyltransferase domain-containing protein, translating to MSKETITVPDGGISPDGGASPDPGISRDERVIRKKTAVFLQVRLASSRLPEKALLPLAGKPVVLHAMDSLRSLPVEQFWLVTDEESAPLLEPWARKGGFRVFAGDARDVLLRFCQAADHTGAEVILRATGDNPLVSRKVALGALDLFFQDLPDYAALRGSPLGTGVEVIRSEALDDLRRFSSSAYDHEHVTPGLYENPQRYRLSIEEVPRQWQAPSWRVTLDTPEDYQALQSIYDELYRGSPIALEDLLAFGYSRVWYSA from the coding sequence ATGAGTAAGGAGACCATCACAGTTCCTGATGGAGGTATTTCCCCTGATGGAGGTGCTTCCCCTGATCCAGGCATCTCTCGCGACGAGAGGGTGATCCGAAAAAAGACAGCTGTATTCCTGCAAGTCCGCCTGGCCTCGTCACGACTGCCGGAAAAAGCGCTCCTTCCGCTGGCGGGAAAACCGGTGGTGCTCCACGCCATGGATTCGCTGCGGTCCCTTCCGGTGGAACAGTTCTGGCTGGTTACCGATGAAGAGAGCGCTCCGCTCCTGGAACCCTGGGCCCGGAAGGGGGGCTTTCGGGTCTTTGCGGGCGATGCCCGGGACGTGCTCCTCAGATTTTGCCAGGCCGCAGACCATACCGGAGCAGAGGTAATCCTCCGTGCTACGGGAGACAACCCCCTGGTCTCCCGGAAGGTCGCTCTGGGGGCCCTGGACCTCTTTTTCCAGGACCTCCCGGACTACGCTGCCCTGCGGGGGAGTCCCCTGGGCACAGGGGTTGAGGTGATACGCTCCGAAGCGCTGGACGATCTGCGCCGTTTTTCATCCTCTGCCTACGACCACGAACACGTAACTCCCGGGCTGTACGAAAATCCCCAGCGCTACCGTCTTTCCATTGAGGAAGTCCCCCGGCAGTGGCAGGCACCCTCCTGGCGTGTCACCCTGGATACCCCCGAGGATTATCAGGCTCTTCAGAGCATTTACGACGAGCTGTATCGAGGGTCTCCCATTGCCCTGGAAGATCTTCTTGCCTTTGGTTATAGCCGGGTGTGGTACAGTGCCTAG
- a CDS encoding spiro-SPASM protein, whose translation MDHLILAFPQLSPYLDQAFPGGVTPREEVVERLLGVSRGTVPVTVVFPVGEESGRECSDQAKAVFPASWHILPLEDTTAAGALGAIARALPPETEHLTWVDGNAPFFSPALTGYLQTLHSRSWCDYTFGDGFPQGYAPQIIRRDTLPVLAALAEGRDLVWSSSVLFDTISLDINAFDIETEAACDDYALLRLSLTVDSRANYLLCCALAKRGLGKPWDPSRSFDPFRERFPDGEDPLLQCLKEDRLLGRTLPRYIQIQLTTRRDQQPLFLPPVPGAPPAGDPSGEKSKENHRDMTPEAFGAILEDLSRFSPEAVISLGYYGEPGLSPHLPQLLDSLALVPRATVYLETSGVGWSQENRAALLASHDQLQAVIVEVDAAREETYQALRGQGWEEARAFIEEIRHVLAGRIHIQATRMIENEWELQEFFQYWQDQTGLRPLIQKYNSCAGVLPERRVADLSPLKRTPCRHLERDLVILADGRVIGCLQDLQAKSLRGICPGDSLETVWEHGREDYRRHLSQDYPQLCRNCDEYYTINA comes from the coding sequence ATGGATCATCTCATTCTGGCTTTTCCACAGCTCTCGCCTTACCTTGACCAGGCCTTCCCGGGAGGAGTCACGCCCCGAGAGGAAGTGGTGGAGCGCCTTCTCGGGGTATCCCGGGGAACTGTTCCTGTAACGGTGGTATTCCCCGTCGGAGAAGAGTCCGGCAGGGAATGCTCCGATCAGGCGAAGGCGGTCTTTCCGGCCTCGTGGCACATCCTCCCCCTGGAAGACACCACTGCGGCGGGAGCCCTTGGGGCGATTGCCCGAGCCCTGCCTCCCGAGACGGAGCACCTTACATGGGTTGATGGTAATGCGCCGTTTTTCTCGCCAGCCCTCACGGGATATCTGCAAACCTTACACAGCCGCTCCTGGTGTGATTACACCTTTGGTGATGGTTTTCCTCAGGGGTACGCGCCTCAAATTATCCGGCGGGATACCTTGCCCGTTCTGGCAGCCCTGGCCGAGGGACGCGACCTGGTCTGGAGTAGCAGCGTTCTCTTCGATACGATCAGTCTCGATATCAACGCCTTCGACATAGAAACCGAAGCAGCCTGTGACGACTACGCCCTGCTGCGTCTCTCGCTTACTGTCGATTCCCGGGCAAACTATCTGCTCTGCTGCGCCCTGGCAAAGCGAGGCCTGGGAAAACCCTGGGATCCTTCCCGCAGTTTCGATCCCTTCAGGGAACGCTTCCCCGACGGAGAAGACCCCCTCTTGCAGTGTCTCAAAGAGGATCGGCTTTTGGGGAGAACCCTCCCCAGGTATATACAGATTCAGTTGACGACCCGCAGGGACCAGCAGCCCCTGTTTCTCCCTCCTGTGCCAGGGGCTCCCCCGGCAGGCGACCCTTCCGGAGAGAAGTCGAAAGAAAACCACCGGGATATGACCCCCGAAGCGTTCGGGGCCATCCTGGAGGACCTCTCCCGATTTTCCCCCGAAGCGGTCATATCCCTGGGATACTACGGAGAACCGGGGCTCTCGCCCCACCTGCCGCAGCTTCTGGATTCCCTCGCTCTGGTGCCCCGGGCCACGGTCTATCTGGAAACATCCGGCGTGGGTTGGAGTCAGGAGAACCGGGCTGCCTTGCTGGCCAGTCATGATCAACTGCAGGCAGTCATCGTCGAGGTGGATGCCGCTCGGGAGGAAACCTACCAGGCCCTGCGTGGCCAGGGGTGGGAGGAAGCCCGGGCCTTTATAGAGGAAATCCGTCACGTCCTTGCCGGGCGAATTCATATCCAGGCTACCCGCATGATCGAAAACGAGTGGGAGCTTCAGGAGTTTTTCCAGTATTGGCAGGATCAGACCGGCCTGCGACCCCTTATCCAGAAGTACAACTCCTGCGCCGGAGTGCTTCCGGAGCGTCGCGTGGCTGACCTCTCTCCACTCAAGAGAACTCCCTGCCGCCATCTGGAACGGGATCTGGTTATTCTTGCCGACGGCAGGGTTATTGGCTGCCTTCAGGATCTTCAGGCCAAATCCCTCCGGGGCATATGTCCCGGTGATTCCCTGGAAACGGTCTGGGAGCACGGCCGGGAGGATTATCGCCGCCACCTCAGTCAGGACTATCCCCAGCTATGCAGGAACTGTGATGAGTACTACACCATTAACGCGTGA